From Myotis daubentonii chromosome 7, mMyoDau2.1, whole genome shotgun sequence, a single genomic window includes:
- the LOC132238405 gene encoding uncharacterized protein LOC132238405, whose product MGVFIQQICVLLSGPGSLGRPTLRLHLPGVSPCGTPSGLAGRAVPSHDSSAVLVGRGLAAGRGQPEEVLRPLPAHCLLGPGTAAGDPPQVPWANPTAWGPSSCCPRARTNHSGLVRTTCSRDALFTGGSLGAPTPFLSFSRRRVWVTPGRPQERLNLIVAGLVCPPPHKFSGSGSPLLRAGSAPLCSETFSATACITAVPAAWATWCGQGCQTEDRSPTGNQAPWDPGVGACVGRWLWVTGMHPCEHLPEPGNSEGSSDRKASAIGSCSLHPPPPSSSRISQKERPRDVEGQPELSRRNRGRTLQGHQPQRNRGAGHSGTGRRTHENMGWHPGAQGTAGQRDLGLGQELVNFGAEGEHSGEASWGRW is encoded by the coding sequence ATGGGAGTCTTTATTCAGCAAATCTGTGTCCTCCTTTCTGGGCCCGGCAGCCTTGGCCGCCCAACACTCCGACTACATCTCCCAGGCGTCTCTCCCTGTGGGACCCCGAGTGGGCTGGCTGGGAGGGCTGTTCCATCCCACGACTCGTCTGCTGTGCTTGTCGGTCGGggcctggctgcagggagggggcagccagaggaagtcctgaggcccctccccgcACACTGCCTATTGGGCCCTGGAACAGCTGCAGGGGACCCTCCCCAAGTCCCCTGGGCAAACCCCACAGCCTGGGGCCCATCGTCCTGCTGCCCCAGGGCCCGGACAAACCATTCGGGGCTCGTCCGCACCACCTGTTCACGAGATGCTCTGTTCACCGGAGGCTCCCTGGGGGCACCCACCCCCTTTCTCAGCTTCTCACGGAGAAGGGTGTGGGTGACACCTGGGCGGCCACAGGAGAGGCTGAACCTCATCGTGGCCGGGCtagtgtgcccccccccccacaagttCTCTGGATCTGGCAGCCCACTTTTGAGGGCGGGCAGTGCCCCTCTCTGCTCAGAGACCTTTTCTGCCACTGCCTGCATCACAGccgtccctgctgcctgggccacgtggtgtgggcagggctgtcaAACTGAGGACAGGAGCCCCACAGGGAACCAGGCCCCCTGGGACCCCGGGGTGGGTGCGTGTGTCGGCAGGTGGCTGTGGGTGACCGGTATGCACCCGTGTGAGCACCTCCCTGAGCCGGGGAATTCCGAGGGCAGTTCTGACAGGAAGGCCTCTGCCATTGGCTCCTGttctctccaccctccaccccccagctccTCTCGCATTTCCCAGAAAGAGAGGCCAAGGGACGTGGAGGGGCAGCCTGAGCTCAGCAGGAGAAACCGAGGCCGGACCCTGCAGGGCCACCAGCCCCAGAGAAACCGAGGGGCAGGACACTCAGGCACTGGGAGGAGGACCCACGAGAACATGGGCTGGCACCCAGGTGCACAGGGGACAGCCGGGCAGAGGGacctggggctgggacaggagTTGGTCAACTTCGGGGCTGAAGGAGAGCACAGCGGAGAGGCCTCTTGGGGCCGGtggtga